In bacterium, one DNA window encodes the following:
- a CDS encoding glycosyltransferase family 2 protein, protein MKLLCICVNFRSSDLTLRLLAALEQALDGLNAGVTVVENGSGDDSEVRLRNGIQALSGRIPVKLLCSSENLGFGGGNNLAIRAAMARPEPPDVFHLINPDAVPEPRALREMLDFLEAHPRAGIAGSGVVDDSGDPHSSAFHFPSPLGELEGRLRLGLVSRLLKNWRVPMTTGGPARSVDWVSGSSCTLRTAMLDEIGLFDESFFLYFEETDLCRRAKAAGFEVWTVPSSVVHHTGAVMTGLYDLTRRRPAFWFESRRLYLQKHHGWAGLWIANVAWLLGSLGFELRRLLTGRPRLDPPCLVRDFLRHSLGLAGAGTRT, encoded by the coding sequence GCTCAACGCTGGAGTCACCGTCGTGGAGAACGGCTCGGGTGATGATTCGGAGGTCAGGCTTCGGAATGGGATCCAAGCGCTCTCTGGTCGCATCCCCGTGAAACTGCTGTGCAGCTCGGAGAACCTGGGTTTCGGAGGCGGGAACAACCTTGCCATCCGTGCAGCCATGGCCAGACCTGAGCCGCCGGATGTCTTCCACCTGATCAACCCCGACGCCGTACCGGAACCAAGAGCCCTTCGGGAGATGCTGGATTTCCTCGAGGCACACCCCCGAGCGGGGATAGCCGGTAGCGGAGTGGTCGATGACAGTGGGGATCCCCACAGCTCGGCGTTCCACTTTCCCAGTCCGCTTGGCGAGCTTGAAGGCAGGCTACGGCTTGGTCTGGTCTCGCGATTGCTGAAGAACTGGCGTGTCCCCATGACCACCGGCGGCCCTGCTCGCAGCGTTGACTGGGTCTCTGGCTCTAGTTGCACCCTACGGACAGCGATGCTCGACGAAATCGGGCTCTTCGACGAGTCGTTCTTCCTCTACTTCGAGGAAACGGATCTATGCCGACGGGCCAAGGCAGCTGGCTTCGAGGTCTGGACCGTGCCCTCGAGCGTCGTACACCACACCGGCGCGGTGATGACGGGACTCTATGACCTCACTCGGCGGCGCCCGGCGTTCTGGTTCGAATCCCGCCGCCTTTACCTGCAGAAGCACCACGGATGGGCCGGCCTGTGGATCGCCAACGTGGCATGGCTACTCGGCAGCCTGGGCTTTGAGCTGCGCCGCTTGCTTACAGGGCGACCTCGCCTCGATCCTCCCTGCCTGGTGAGAGACTTCCTACGCCATAGTCTCGGGTTGGCCGGTGCAGGCACCCGTACCTGA